The sequence below is a genomic window from Hippocampus zosterae strain Florida chromosome 7, ASM2543408v3, whole genome shotgun sequence.
AGTTAGGTTTCATCTTTTTACCTCACAGGGTATCGAGCAGCTGAAAAAGGAAGAGAGGAAATGGCTTAAAAAGTCCAAATGGATGAACATGAAAGTGGTTTTCGGGCACCCGTTCTCGGTGGCCTGGCTCAATCCCTTCGCGACACCCGATCACGGCAAAGCGGACGTATACCAGTACATAGTGTGAAGGTTAGAGCGTCGCGCGTTGGCTCGAAACGACGTattaatggagaaaaaaaaaataaaactccttCACTATGTTGCATCTGTCTTGCTGCGGATTACCACTTatattgcaaaaggaaaaaaaatactcacaaAAAGCAAATGGGTCGACTCGAATGACAAAGTAGGAATCGTCGCGTGTTATGTGTGATCTTGACCTTGGTTTACAATGCGCAATACAAATCGAGGCCGTTTTGTCTTCCTGTAACGTTTGGTCATTTGAACCCTGTCGCTGAGTTGCCTTCGATTTATGGGCCGAGGCGTCAAGCACACATGGACGTCATTTTGTATCGTCTCCATATGTGAAACCATGGACCAGAGATTGACATTCTGTCAAGGAAATGGATTTTAGGAGTGAATTtcttgtgatttattttattttttttctttcaaacagtTTCTGTAATGCTGTATTTCCTCATATGGTGGTTGGAGGAGTTTACTCCACCGCTGAGTTCGAGTTAAGACGTTTATCGGGGGACAGGAGTTTTATTGAAcacacaagattttttttatgcattttttttttaaagaatattttAAAAGTATGTGGTGTTGCCCACCTCATAGCAATTCACTGTCCACACCCCTGCTATTATGTGCCCTTGcctgtgggaaaggagagccacagttgcCTCAGCACTTTACAGTCAGCGGAACAGTAAAACACGAAAAGCACACTCGCGCTGAAGCCGCAGTCGGCCACAGCTCTCCCCGGACACTCGCATGCAGGCTGGCTGATGTCATAAGCCACCCCGCCTGGTCCCGCCTCTTCGAAGCCTATACGTTTCATCTACAGTATTTTCTGTACATTccactcccttttttttctcttcaaatacatgttacaatgtaCTTGAAAACTCTATTTTGacctgttgaaatattttgaaggCAAGCAGGAAATGTCAAATTCTATTTTAGAAAAGTGTTTATATGCGGTCTCTATATATGGCGTATTCAAatttaatatccatccattttctggagcgTTTGCCCGTCGGGTTGCGGGTGGGTTGGGGTCTACAGTGGCAGGGTACAACTCCCGACTGGTCGTGGgcaacaatataataataatcatgatatTAATATACAATATTATAAATGTATATTAGTGTTGCCTTGAGAGATGGCTGACCCGAATTGAGTCTTGAAGCAGATGACAGCTTTTGTCTCGTACTGAAAGGGTAGATGTCTTTTATACGTTTTGGAGTTTATCCATTATAAGTTGCATACATATTACATCCCAAAAATTCTGCCGTCTTTTATCAAGTGACTTCAGAACGCCCCCGCAGCCCTCCCCAAATCTTCATTTCTGCTAACTGTTGAAACATTGAGCAATTTTTGCTCTGTAAACTGAACTTTCTCTTTAAAGTCCAGTGTAAACTTGAGCTTTCCACATgccaggtcttttttttttgtagacgtAAGTTGAAATAACGGAGACAGGGTTGTGGAACGGGAAAAGGTGACTGAAGcagccactatttgaggaaatgctgTCAATCAACTGCTCAGATGCACGGTGTGGGGTATGCAACGTGCAACAAGTACCGTAACTCACTTTTGCTGATGTTCAAAACTTGGAAACATGCTGGATAGTTGTTTTGTTACGCGAACGTTGATGCCATTTGGAAGGTATGAAAACTGTGATGGGATGTCAAACTGACAGTTAATATAATTCAGTTGAAGAGCGGTGTAAAAGCCTCCACCTTTTACTAAGATGTCACTATCGCAGCCTCGTTGTCGCGAGCGGATGTGCAATACTGCGCAAAAGTTTTCAGCCACCATTAGATTTGTTATACATGAGATGCtgttagttgaaaaaaaaatttccttTATGCTATCGATGCCAATTGTGAACACTTGCACATTTACCCCATGAGTTGCgcgccgtattttccgcactatcaaGTGCACCttaaagcattccattttctcagtgCGCCTTATGAGCCGCCTTCTATGTGGATCAATATTTGGATTTCTcgaacgtagtattttaaatgttctgtaaaggcCTTtgtttacagctgcagcggtcgtgaaagctcgatataaatTAAAGCTgttgctccatctagtggaggcataatgcaaccgcagccactattgtggcttctattctatgcgccttataatgcggtgcgccctgtatatgaaagcagttttaaaacaggccattcattgaaggggcaccttatactccgaagcgccttataatgcggaaaatatgaTAGTCATactatttgtcctttttttttttttttttttttttaataattctaAACCCTGTGGTGACCTCAAACTTTTGACGCCGTATTTTACATTTGTTATGAAATGCTGATTTAGATACTGCCAAACTAGTACCGGGGGAAATGCATTCTCGTTTAAGGTAAAGAAgtccgggggggagggggatatCTTAAATGATGTCAATATGTGACCAATCAGGTGCTCCTGTATAAACTCAAGAGCCTTAAAGCATAAAACTGAAGACCATATGAATTGATCGACTGAAAATTTCACGCAGGCCACTCACTCGATGATTCACCCAACCCAACCATCAAAGGGGAGTTTGTGGAACATTTGATTTGAACTTGCGTGATGCGTTCtgtttcaatgtgtgtgtgtgagggggggggtgggggttaaaatgcaatacagtatcgttgcaatattttttttttaacatcttatGGATATACAGTCTACTATCCATCTTACAAGAATAACACTAGCTGGCAGTTTATAATTTGTACGGTCCGTCATCAATACTATTTTAGTACGTTTTAGGAATTTATTTTATAATGTATTTCAGTTaagaagagggagagagagcaatAAAGTTCTGTTGAGACAATGAATCATGTCTATTTCTTCCAGTATTTTCACTTGGCAAAAGTCTCCGTTCATTATTTCTTTTGAGAGCATTTAACAGGTGAGTCAGTAAGCATCATGAATGAGGTACAAAAAGTTAGTCTTACCCCAAAACTGCAATCTATTTAATTATTactgtctgtttttttaaattacactaTGAGGAAGAGTTGCATTGTTTctagatgagaaaaaaatacacatttcattGAAATCATTTCAACCGGTCATCAAAAATAAGCATCTTGCTCAAGTCTACCCGgcgaccaatttttttttttttgtgacactggAGATGATCAATTGCACAAgagtgaaccaaaaaaaaaccagccATGATCCTGTAATTCTTAGTTTCTAGACTTAAGTACACGATACAGTATCTTGTGTTCCCAAAATTCAAGTGCGCAATCCAAATATTGTGAcacatcaaacattttttttgtactcgtTACAGATATAAATCATCTCTCTGATCACGTTGTGGTCACATTAATAGGGATGCATGTTACATAAGATACACGCAACAATTGAAAGCACGTCTGGTGGACAGTGtttgtgacttgttgttctcGCTACCATGATGCATTCATATGTCTAATCAACAGCAAAGTGAGACCGAAAGACCAAAAGAAAGCCTTTGATGTGGGCTGACGGTTATTTACTCCCAAAGTAAATGTCCTCCATTTCCTCAACTAACGACGTTACTTTATTCAACTCAAGAGTGCCAGGCATATATTTGAAACGCCGTGGCCTTTGTACGTTGGTTGACCAATAAGTTTTATTGCCATGttgcattgaaaatgaaatgcagaACTGAACTATATACACACGTTTGTCCCCTCAAACaactcaaaataaaaaacagccaCTGTTAATCTAGCCTAGAGTGAAAGCAGGCGCTATTAATATAGTCCAAATATGCGATGTCTATTAGGTGTGTCCcttaaaaagcaaaagaatTGCCAAATATGAATTGGCCTCATTAATGTCTAAACCGCTGGAGAAATGTAACTAGTAGCTATGCTGAAGATAACTACAGCACAATTGgcaagccatttttttccctccagaaaGAACGTTGATGCCGTTTAGCTTATAGCATCGATTAGTATTCAAGAGTCCAAGGTCTTTCATAGCTACATTTCTATTATTGTGAAAAGagaacctctttttttttttctttaaagattTAAGTATGCACAGATGTTTACAGTGAGTGTCATAGTGATTTGAAAGAAACACTTTGGTAACCAGATAGCTGCTGTATACAACCAAAATTAATTCACGGTGACATTGTGCCAATGTTGACAAACCCACTGCTCCCTTGTTGCCTGGCAACCTCACGGAATCAAACTCCAGGATGCCAAAGAACTTATCAAAGGAGTTGTTGTTCTAACACATTATaacatcaaaaaaataaaaatacttggaCAAGAGTCAGACAAGCTGTTTCTTCCTGTTTGCCATTTTCATGCGTATTTGAGCTAACCATTGCCCCTCAGGCCATTGATATCTTTAAAAACAGAATGTAACACTAATTTCTTCATCTTACTCTCCGCAAATAAAGTAAATTGCGCCTCAATGGTTCCATTGAACAAGTAGCtcacaagctagctagctagcttcccCCCATTCCTTCCCATTGCTTCTGGTTGTTAATTCTGAGTGTTCTCAAAGAGATTCTATATGAAGTTATTTCATTATACTTGTATGACAGTTCAgagtattcacattttatttacattgtttGTACTGTCcatattttacaattgtttgacCCTGGACTGAATTGATTTACTAGCACTTTCTATGggaatttttaattaaaaactgaTCAGCATCAACTTTACGGATTCCActgtaatataaatatatatacagtatattttttctttgattgTTAGATATTAAGATGTACCTTGTCACTGCTAGCCTGACATGTACCCATTCAGACCAATAATGACGATGCTAATTAGCCTCCTGTTGAACAAGGCGCAGACATtaattttgaatatattttttagcaAGAGTTGCAAGAGttgaaacaaaatcatttttcttttggtttgtttccctgacagatttcataaatagacgcatttaaaaaaacattctctgaCATAGGATGGTTCTTTGGCGTGATGACATATCAGATTTAGAAGCTATTCAAAGAATAAGAAGAACCAAATCAGGCTGAACAGTTAAGTGGAGATGAAACGATGTCATTCATCTCGCTTGGCAACCGCGCTGGGTTGTCGATCCTGCGGCGAAACCCTCTGCAGTACGAGCAGGCCAGAGAACGTCAGGGAGATCCCGACCCACCACAGTGTTATTTGGGCCTCACCGAAGATCAGCTGGCCCAGGAAAGCCTCAAGATGAGAATAAGTAAGGATAaaactacattttatttttattattacaatATATTTTTAGGAAGCAATCTGAAAGTAAAAGCAAGAGTATTTGCATAGGGGTGTGAGTTTGCGTGCGGGAGAAGGAGAGATAGGCTGCTACTCACGGAAGATACCAAGTTGGAGGCAGTGGTGGTCACAGTGGTttgggtggaggaggaggagtaccTGAGTGCTTTGGCAAGGAAGGTCCACATCACAGCATTGCAGGTGAAAAGCAGTCCGCCACACAGCAGCCTCAGAGGGATGTGAAGCTGGAATATGACATCATCAAAAATGGAGATGTGACATCAAGTTCAGACGAACACTTGTGAACCTGaccgcattttttgttttgggcatGCGTTTCTATACGGTGGTTAACCTATTTTACACTTTTGTTAGTAAATTAGGTTAATCACAGATGCACCACATGCAGAACCTTTGAATCCTTGTGAcaattttttatgtatttatcacTGCAgtggttaacttatttttacacttgtatgggAGGAAGAATGTGAAATTGGGAGTGTGAGTATGATGTTCATCTTACCCTCTAAAAATTTATTGACATTGTCTCATCTGTTTTAAGATATTTTTTTATGAGGCAGGTCTTAGTCGTTAGTAAATTCACCTCACAATTCTGAGGTTGAGGGTTTGAATCCGGCCCTtgtgtttccctttttgaaTGGACATGAAACAACAAATTTTCATTAAATAAATGACCCatcttgtatttatttgtttgcgaGTTCTCAACTTTTCATCAACtagccaaaaacatgcacgttaggTAGTTGAtttgaagatggaaaaaaatgtgaattgtttCTCTAAATGGCCCTTATTGGCTGCAACCAGTCCATGGTGTACATcctatttgtttttataaatgcagtgctatttttttccttgaacaCACGTAGCAAAAACatctcgtttttttggggggggggggtgtttaacggtcttttatttttataattttttttacaaaggcgCAAATTGATTTTATATGGTGTTTAGCATCAGAGTTATCGCTTTTTGACAGGCCTTCGTTCAGAAAATGTAGAAGCAATTATTGGCGCGTGAAGGTCAAAGAACGAACGCCCCGTTGAGACGAAACCGCGTTGTGACCTGCAAACAACGCGATGGCACACGCCTTTGCAATGTCACCCATCACCCGAGCGCACCCTCGTCGTGAGTGGTGCTGAATCTGAGGGAGCTTTCCTTTCACGGCTCCCCCGGCTTCCATGACTCACCCGATCGCAGGCGGTAGTTTCGTCCACTTGCCGAAATCTCCGCTGCTCTCCCCACGTCCGGAGCCCCGTCTCGCACACTCCCTTCAGGTAGTCCGCTCCCAGGGACAGCTTGGCCGACGACGACGCCACGGCCGCAAGGAAACCCGCCAGCAGTGCATAGAAAACTCCGGGGAACATCTTGAAGGAGGACAGCTGAGATACATAATGGGCTACTCCATCTTTCCACCTCTCCGGCTTCACCGTTCAAAAGCCGCTCTGATGTGGTGGCGTGCGGTGCACTTTCTCCACTCGGCCGTTTGGGGGCAGTCACAGCGCATACGTCTGTAGAAGCAACGGGGTTGGGGGTGTGGACTAATCGTCCCGCGTTGCACTGTGGGAGTTGTTGTCTTTTTGCCTTACAttaattgccatttttttaaacctaattCAGCGGCCGACGAAGAAATAAACAATGAAATTGGTGAAATTCATATTTCACCGACCTGATAtttcacaaaaaagtaaaaaaaaattcaagcctGTATAAAATAGTGATTTACAGCGCATGACGTATCATGTAGCTGTAAATCACTATTTTATATCATAACCTATATAAAACACAACTAATAGTCTATCAAATTCATTTATAATTATTTTCCGTAATCGATTTTATTTCAGCCCCTCCACAGGAAATATTCTCTGATATCTTTTGTCCTCGATGAACATTGATTATCGTGGTGTTGCATCAAAATAAGACAtcggcttttactttggaaaacaacggTCAACATTTTTCCTATTTTCTGGCATGTTACGGACCAAACCAGTAACAGAATCATAAAACATTATGCTTAAAGTACTAAAGCATAATTTTCTTCGCTgtcaattagaaaaaaaaaatgtcccatttATAGTTAACCCTTTAACTATAAATGGAaattaaaacatgatttttaAACTTGGATTCCTTGATTAATCCACAAAATAATCATCAGATTAATCGATGATTAAAACAGTTTAGTTTTAGGTTTTCAGTTTTCCCCTTGTCATTCATACCAAGTTGGAGTGGGTCACATTATGGTACCTCCCCCTCTACTGTGTAATTAATGCAGTTTGAAGCAGAGGACAATCAATGCTAATGTCATGGAGAGAGTACGTAAAAGTGAGTTTCCAAAAAGCATGACTTCCCTTCTTCCAGACTGCTTAAACTGCAGAGATATGGACCCTTATTCCCAACAGCATACTAATTGGCTATACTCAAGGACCATTTCCGTTAAAACTAAGTTGAAGTGGAATAGTGTAGCGGAAGGTTGAAGCACATAGACACAATTTCCACTTGCTTTCCTCTGTGACCTTTACAGTGAGCAGACATTGAGTGTCTGATGTCTGGAAACAAGATTATCTCCCAAATTGAGAGCAGAAAGGGGAATCATTTGAGATGTGAGAACCCATAATGGCTTACATGAAAGTTAATGTGGCTTTAACAAAATATTGAGGCTGTAGTATATTTAACTAATTGACAGGAccgaacatgcttttttattggCTTCATTAATTTTAGAGTAGGCAGCCCGATGGTCTAGtggttaagataagaaaacctttattagttaGTACGTCGACttaacagtgcagagttaccgggttcaattccagctccggcctccctgtgtggagtttggatgttctctctgggcctgtgtgggttttctccgggtactccagtttcctcccacatttcaaaaacatgcatggcaggcggattgaacacgctaaattgtccctaggtgtgagcgtggattgttgtttgtctctgtgtaccttgcgattggctggcaaccaattcatgcTATCGACTACGGCCTACTggcgaagacggctgggataggctaccaAACACAGATTTATGTATTTGCGAGGTGAAGAGTATTGATACAACTGTAcatggtgtatttttttaacagaaataTCTATTGTCtgtgtaaggtctattcaggggttcTCAAGAGAAGGGTCGAGCAGAACGTTCAGAGTCAGAATTGTTAGTGGGGTTTCATCCATTCGGAACCGTTAAGCCCATCTCCACATGAAGCCGATGACATCTTCGTGTGTGAATGCTATCCTAATTTGACGAATGCGACtctcttttcatttattttgaaagcattcACGCATCTCCCTCTAGCATCCTTGACAAGGCAaataacaaagcaaaacaaattcatatTTCAATCGGACAGGTTCTCTTCTGCTTAGTTTTCAGTGGAGCAGTTCTTCCTTTCTTAGCGTCAAGTTCGAGAGCTAATTGGGCTTCTCCTGTCCTTGTTCACTCGAGCGCGAATTGAGCCGATGTGAGCCTCGTGACACTTGTACAGAAGAGCTGTCACCTGCCCAAATCTCCCTCCTCCCCATACTTTTGGCGCTAATCAgacttgaaataaaaaataatttgacagaagatTTAAGCATGACCTTATCAGCCATCAAATATAGATAAAAATGGGGGtataattaaccctttcatgcgccctGTAATCCGATCACATGACACGTGGCCTGGTCTGAATCTTGataaattattgtatttttgtgcCTCAAAGTTATCGATTGTGTCCGACAAAACAAGTCTGTAGATTTCCATCAGTGCACTGTTATGAAACGCATTCATCCGTATTCAAAATCTGCCATCACTTTAACGTGAACTCTGCCAtgctgcaggttttttttttttccaataagctCTCAAAACGAGCCCGACCAAGCAATGAACGTCTGGTCTGCCGTATCACGTCAGGAAATGAAACCCCTTGAGCATGATTCATTAAGAGCTATGAAATATTATGCCAGAGAAAAATTGAGAGAAATAGGACTAGAATAGAGCGGCTGAGTGatgacttccccccccccccctcatattTTATCCTTCAAAGCTGAGTCTTgttctcgctttttttttttctatggcgAACCGAGCATCCGTTACCTTCTGAAAAGGTCGGCGGTGTtgtaaatgtcaaacttttCTTCAAAACATTTGAAGAAAAGTGGGAGCTTAGTGCACAAGGTAACACTCTGGATGCACGCTAATAAATAACAATATATGTTCACTTAGTAGGACATTTTATGGCCAAGTCGAGTTCAACTCAATTGTATCGTGCGACTTTATCTTCCTTTGTACTGTCCAAACACAATTTGGGATGTTTATGTTTCCAAACTTTTCACTGGTatgtttttcacaaaataaagggaaaaatccaaaatatgaaaaaatattgtaggaaaaaaaaagaacaaaatccacaaatgtGAAAATCTGCAGATGCCGACCAGCTTTTAAGACAtacgtgtcaaactcaaggcccgggggccagatctggcccgccacatcattttatgtggcctgcgaaagcaaatcaaacatgtccacTTCCAGTGATGtgaaatctctaccaaaattttaaattctcatatttCATAAATTAGAGacgtattgtaagcattttcttgtgatcaAGCCCCTCATTACAGAAACTTAtacaatagttgaataattttttattatatggtttcagtcacaaCGCCCCCCAagggtaactaaaatgtggcccgcgacaaaatgagtttgacacccctgttttaagaTTTCATTGATTTTCATTGCTCATACAGTGGATCTTATATTGTCCTATGCTACAACGTATTGTTTCCTTTAAGctctttgttgttgggttaggaTCGAAAATATTTTCTACACACATCAAGAGATGTCttctgaaaaagaaatacatattAAGAACACACAATGTGTCCACATATAAAATCGTATTTTTGTCATCCATTTATTTAGGTTGGTCCGACGTGATTCAAAGTACCACATATGAAAAATGAACCCACCCACAACCAACCACTccagcatttaaattgcccatccctgctctaTAGTTCTGGCAATGCAAATTCACTGCAACCCATGATGATTCTAAACACTTTTCATCATAGATAAAACGATCACACAAAATAAAGTAGGTGAACGACTTATTGTTTTCATGCAGCGCATGACTCTTGTTAATATTCAAAGTGGTTTTGGGGAGCCAAACTTTGGCTGAAATCCAATTTTCGCACGATGATGTGGCTCACAAGGCTCCATTGTAACTTCCGGGATGGGAGGCTTGAGTGGGCGTGTCTTTATCGAGAAAAAAACTCTGGTTTTGGAGTAGCGGTGTCACACAAGCCTCACGCTATAGAAACGAGACAACCGGGACTCGAACATCGACTTGGAAGATGTCGGTTTTTACACGCGGAGGGGGGCGCGCGCATCGACGTCACAGAGCGGTCACGACACGTCCACAGCTTTCGTTTTTAGTTGGCGCCCTCTTGTTTGCTACTTCAATGTTTTGGTGGTGAAATCCTTCCTGCGGTTGCTTGGGCTCCatccttgtccccccccccaccgccccctcctcctcttcctcctcgtggCATCCCGTCATCAGCATGGAGAGGACGCCGAGCAGTCCACATCGGGGAAACAACAAATCCAACTCTTCTTCTTGTGACCGAAGCAACTCGTCGAGAAAAGCCGGCGTGCGGAAGGCGTCGTCAAGTCCCGGCTCCGGTCCCCAGTGCGGCCCAGCGGGGGCTGGAGACAGCCGGGGGGCTTTCTTGGGGAACAGTACCGGTTCTCAGCAGCAGCAGGGTCGGAGGCGACAAATGGAAGGAGTTCTCAGCAAGTACACTAATCTCATCCAAGGCTGGCAGAACAGGTAAACAAAATCTCACTTGGAGTTGgctcactttttttgtgtgaatggtTTGTTGTCCATGTTGCACGTGAAGGTGaggagcgagggggggggggcatttaataGTTGGTGAGTTGGTGAATATTCAGtcctcagacttttttttaactctacatttgcacacaaataGATCTGAACTTCTTGGTCCTACTTTGTCAGAATCCTGGCATGATGAAATAGGGATTAGCACATTCTCTTTACATTTTCTGGGATTGGGTTTTGCGGGGGGTTGGCGcagattcccaaaacatgcacagttttttttccaactcaaactatgagtgtgaatggttattttagTGAATGTGCCCTGAGAAGCTAAATATCCCCCCTTCCGTGGCCTTACTAAAAGAAGCCATCTTGTCCAAATGACACTCATAAGTTtactttagagcagtggttctcaacctgggttcggtgaatcggtctcaggggttcgacggagcctctgccatggaagtTACGACACACCCGAGTCAGCATGGAGATGATCAACTCAACATGCAGATGATCACGTTATATGGCTTGTCCAATCAATGCTAATGTAGTTCGCTCTGTCGTCTTCGagtgactgttgtgatagtacatcatgtgaattattattattttttttttcagataaaaaaaaatacatgcataaCTATgtcaagcaacaacaaaaagtggtcggatgaatatgtacaacatggatCCACATGCATCACAAAACGTGATGGGACTCAGtgtcctatctgcatgatttgtcatgccaagttgaacaACTCGAAACTGAAGAAACACTTCTTGaatcgtatttttatttttccctacTGAAggattcggtgaatgtgcatttgaACTATTTGGGTTCGGTACCGCCGACATGGTTAAGAACCAACTGCTGCTTTAGAGTCAGACATCCTCATTCCAAGCATCCTTACGTGCCAAGCAATCATA
It includes:
- the LOC127605056 gene encoding transmembrane protein 42, translating into MFPGVFYALLAGFLAAVASSSAKLSLGADYLKGVCETGLRTWGEQRRFRQVDETTACDRLHIPLRLLCGGLLFTCNAVMWTFLAKALRYSSSSTQTTVTTTASNLVSSAFLGQLIFGEAQITLWWVGISLTFSGLLVLQRVSPQDRQPSAVAKRDE